The following are encoded together in the Rhizobium tumorigenes genome:
- a CDS encoding lipid A biosynthesis lauroyl acyltransferase, with protein sequence MKLFITRIVLAFRRFRQWSIAQLAFGFLNFLKLFPADGGIRFADWLMRKVGPRTRRHALMLTNLRNAFPEKSDAEIEAIALASWGSMGRLAAEYVFLDRLFDFDPEKTEPGRIEVSGVPIFLELRDNPRPFIVFTAHTGNFELLPVASAAFGLEVTVLFRPPNNPYVAKKVYDFRAKRMGHLVPSHAGSSFALARQLDEGGSVGVLVDQKFRKGLRTKFFGRDVKTNPLLPKLVRQFECEVYPARCVRLPNNRFRLEIEPKMELPRTDTGALDLPATAQMMNDKVESWVRENPEQWLWYHDRWNIKKHVLK encoded by the coding sequence GTGAAGCTGTTCATCACCCGGATCGTACTGGCCTTCCGGCGTTTTCGCCAATGGTCGATCGCGCAGCTGGCTTTCGGATTCCTGAATTTCCTGAAGCTCTTTCCGGCTGACGGCGGCATACGGTTTGCCGACTGGCTGATGCGCAAGGTCGGCCCGCGCACGCGTCGTCATGCGCTGATGCTCACCAATCTTCGCAATGCTTTTCCGGAAAAGAGCGATGCGGAGATCGAGGCAATCGCGCTGGCTAGCTGGGGGAGCATGGGGCGGCTGGCGGCGGAATATGTGTTCCTCGACCGCCTGTTCGATTTCGACCCCGAGAAAACCGAGCCCGGCCGCATCGAGGTCTCGGGCGTCCCGATTTTTCTGGAATTGCGCGACAATCCGCGGCCGTTCATCGTCTTTACCGCCCATACTGGAAATTTCGAACTGCTGCCGGTGGCCAGTGCCGCTTTTGGGCTTGAAGTCACGGTGCTTTTCAGGCCGCCGAACAATCCTTATGTCGCAAAGAAAGTCTACGATTTCCGCGCCAAGCGGATGGGTCACCTGGTTCCCTCGCATGCCGGCTCGTCCTTTGCGCTTGCCCGCCAATTGGACGAGGGCGGCAGTGTCGGCGTGCTCGTCGACCAGAAATTCCGCAAGGGACTGCGAACCAAATTCTTCGGCCGCGACGTGAAGACCAATCCGCTGCTGCCGAAGCTGGTGCGACAGTTCGAATGCGAGGTCTATCCGGCCCGCTGTGTCCGGCTGCCGAACAATCGCTTCCGGCTGGAAATCGAGCCGAAAATGGAATTGCCGCGCACAGATACCGGGGCCCTCGACCTGCCGGCCACCGCCCAGATGATGAACGACAAGGTGGAAAGCTGGGTACGGGAAAATCCGGAGCAATGGCTCTGGTATCATGACCGATGGAATATCAAGAAGCACGTCTTGAAATGA